A stretch of Babylonia areolata isolate BAREFJ2019XMU chromosome 23, ASM4173473v1, whole genome shotgun sequence DNA encodes these proteins:
- the LOC143298209 gene encoding hydroxylysine kinase-like has translation MTEAAVQNGAPTISDENRNEKDNSLGKPAQFIAPEVPDGYIQKIAKEMFGFTVTQCRELNSFRDKNYHIHVTPTSSNPHVTSVRPEGYVMKVMNSQDMKNLTLYAQVELMRHLHKHGICVQESVPTIQGEHVAFYDFPSCSGEGEVKTHPVCLRTFMPGTVLHDVTLTPDLCYQIGELVASLTIALEDFHHPFYDTFDGIWTLHNITRLKNFVHVITDVRRRRVVDDVIEEVCSKVLPRRSEIRAGQTHGDPNEHNIIVRRRDTSSSDGGSNISGGSDVKEGADSYVIAGILDYQEATYSHPLYDLSVASAYTMLLASGTFHPLEVVGHILAGYTSKLELPGLERTLLRACVAGRLVQSLVIGAYSHSLNPGNPYVLQSSRAGWRVLHALWDTAPEAVQELWDRVQRSYRGGGGSGMNGGGGEDGGYEEEKEDC, from the exons ATGACGGAAGCGGCTGTCCAGAACGGTGCGCCGACAATCAGCGACGAGAACCGGAACGAGAAAGACAACTCCCTGGGGAAGCCAGCACAGTTTATCGCCCCTGAAGTGCCAGATGGCTACATCCAAAAAATCGCCAAGGAG ATGTTCGGGTTCACCGTCACACAGTGCCGAGAGTTGAACAGCTTCCGTGACAAAAACTACCACATCCACGTCACTCCTACGTCATCCAATCCCCATGTGACGTCAGTGCGTCCTGAAGGTTACGTCATGAAAGTGATGAACTCTCAGGATATGAAGAATCTGACTCTTT ATGCACAAGTGGAGCTGATGCGGCATCTTCACAAACATGGCATCTGCGTCCAGGAGTCGGTGCCGACAatccagggagagcatgttgcctTCTATGACTTCCCTTCCTGCAGCGGAGAAG GTGAGGTCAAGACCCACCCGGTCTGCCTCCGGACCTTCATGCCGGGGACCGTCTTGCATGACGTCACCCTGACCCCTGACCTGTGCTACCAGATCGGGGAGCTGGTAGCCTCCTTGACCATAGCCCTGGAG GACTTCCACCATCCTTTCTATGACACGTTTGATGGCATTTGGACCCTGCACAACATCACGCGGTTGAAGAACTTCGTACACGTCATCACTGACGTCAGACGCCGACGCGTGGTGGATGACGTCATTGAAGAGGTCTGCAGCAAGGTGCTTCCCAGGAGAAGCGAAATCAGAGCAG GCCAAACTCACGGCGACCCGAACGAGCACAACATCATCGTTCGACGCCGCGACACTTCCTCTTCCGACGGCGGAAGTAATATCTCCGGCGGAAGTGACGTCAAGGAGGGCGCCGACAGCTACGTCATCGCGGGGATCCTGGACTACCAGGAGGCCACCTACTCGCACCCCCTGTACGACCTCTCCGTAGCCTCGGCCTACACCATGCTGCTGGCCAGCGGGACCTTCCACCCCCTGGAGGTGGTGGGCCACATCCTGGCGGGCTACACCTCCAAGTTGGAGCTGCCGGGGCTGGAGCGGACCTTGCTGAGGGCGTGCGTGGCTGGGCGGCTGGTGCAGTCGCTGGTCATCGGGGCCTACAGCCACAGCCTGAACCCCGGGAACCCCTACGTGCTGCAGTCGTCCCGCGCCGGCTGGCGCGTGCTACACGCGCTATGGGACACGGCCCCTGAGGCCGTGCAGGAGTTGTGGGACAGGGTGCAGCGGTCCTatcgcggtggtggtggtagtggtatgaatggtggtggtggtgaggatggtggttacgaggaagagaaggaggactgCTAG